The nucleotide window CCTGCATCGGCCACACGGACGAGCTTCATCATTCCGATCCAACGATCGGCACCTGCTGGGATGCAGACCGCCTGGACCTCGGTCGCGTCGGCATGATCCCGGACCCGTATTACATGAGCACGGCGTTTGGAAAGGAGATCGCCGCCCGAGGATCGATCTTCGAGTTCCTGCCGGAAGGGTGGCAAAGCGATCCGTTTTGGACCGGACAGCACGAAGTTTAAAAACCGCCGGCGCGACCCTCTTCGGGGTCGAAAGGAATATTCAAAATCCGCCCTGCCCGGAGGTCGCTTCGCGACTCTCCGGCTATGATCCGTGACCTCTCCGAGGTCAAAGATCACGGCGGATCAGCACCCAAAGTTTACTTCAGCAGCGCCTCGATCTGCTTGCCGATTTCCTTCGCCTTGGTTTCGGCTTGATCGAGCGGCAGACCGGTGGCCATGCCGGGACGCTTGTGACCAGTGGCGGTGAGCCAAGCATCCTTTAGCAGGTTCTCACGCTGGGTGACGAGCTTGAGGATTTCCAGACCATGAGTCGGAGCGGCGGCCATTTCTTCCGCGCTCTTCGCTTTCGCCACATCGCTGGCACCGAGGAACTTCAAGATCTCACGGGCCATCACCCAATGGCCTTCCGGGCCGGGATGAACTCCATCGCTGGCGAGAGCGAAGTTCGGATCCGCCTTCCGATGCTCGTCAAGATACGCGGTCATCGGACCGTGGAGGTCGGCCACGACCCAGCCGGATTTTTTCATCGAGAGCAGCCAGTCGCCATAGCGGCCGAGCACGTCATTGTAGCCGGGCTTTCCGCCCTTCAGGGAATCGAACACCGGCGGCGTGATGAAGGCGATCTTCGCGCCGGTCTTGGTGACCTCGTCGCGAAGCCAGGTGCAGCCGTCCTGATAGGCCTTGAAGCGTGTTTCATCGAACGGCAGATAGATGCCATCGTTCATGCCGTAGCAGGCGAAGACGAGGTCGGGCTTGGTTTTCTCCAGCACCCGGGCCAGCCGCTCGTGCAGATCGGGACGTGGAAACTTGCCACCCGCATGGCCTGCCTCCGACAAGCCCGAGACGGTTTCGCTGGGAAGCCCGACATTGATGAACTCGTAGTTCGCCGCCTTGTCGCGGGTGATGAAGTAGGCCTCGATGTCCGCGGTATATTGTCCGGCGTAGGTGATGCTATCACCGAGAAACACCACGCGCTTCACGCCCTGCGGCAGTTTCGCGGTCTGGGCGGAAACGATGGGGGGAGCCAGCAGCAAGGAGGCGGCGGCAACAAGGCGGAGCAGGGTTTTCATGAGCGCGGAAGTGGAAGGATGAGGCGCAACCACCTACCTGTCACTCACCGTTGATCTTTCGCGTGCCGGTACCGATTTCATCCCGGATGGCGGCGGCGAATTTGCTCACCCACAAGCGGGCGGTTTCGATCTCGCGGTGCTCCACCAGCACGCGGAGTTTCTTCTCGGTGCCGGAGTACCGGATGAGATGGCGGCCCTCGGTGCCGAACTCCTTGGTCGCCTGCTTCATCAGCTTCTTGAGTTTCGGCAGGCTCTCGAGATCCGGCTTGTCCGGCACGGGAATGTTCGCGAGCTGGTTCGGATACTCCTGCATGATCGAGGCGAGAGTCGCCAGCGTGGCGTTCTTGTCACGCATCATGCGCAGCACCTGGAGGGCGCTGAGGATACCATCCCCGGTGGTCGCATGCTCGGAGAAAATGAGATGTCCGGAGTTTTCACCGCCGAAGGTATAGCCGCCCTTGCGCATCGCCTCGATGACATTGCGATCGCCCACGGGGGAGGTTTCGACCTTGATGCCATTGCGGCGCATGGCCTCGTACAGCCCGAGGTTGCTCATGGTGGTGCAGACCAGCGTGTCATGCTTGAGGCGGCCCTGTTCCTTCATGGCAAGCGCACAGAGGGCGAGGATACGGTCGCCGCTGACGACCTGGCCGTTCGAGTCGCTGAAGATCACGCGGTCCGCATCGCCATCGAAGGAGATGCCGAGGTCGGCATTGTGGCGGCGGACCAATTCGCCGGCGTTCTCCGGATGCAGCGCGCCGCAGCCGTCATTGATATTGGTGCCATCCGGGCCGATGCCCGCGGTGACGACTTCCGCACCGAGTTCCTTGAAGATGAGCGGCGCGATGAAATAGGCGGCACCATGGCCGCAGTCGACCACCACCTTCAACCCGTGCAGCGAGATATTGTCCGCGGTGTGCTTGGCGAACTCGATGTAGCGGCCGCGGGCATCATCGATACGGTGCGCCTTGCCGATCTGGCGGGGTGGGACGGGAGCCGCCTCGGGCTCGTCCCCGAGGATGTGGCGCTCGATCACGTTCTCGATCTCATCGGAAATTTTGTAGCCATCCGGTCCGAAGATCTTGATCCCGTTGTCCTCATACGGATTGTGTGAAGCGGTAAGCATGATGCCGGCGGCGGCCCCCATGGACTTGGTGAGGTGGGCCACGCCGGGAGTCGGCATCGGGCCGACCATGAAGACGTCCATGCCCATCGAGACCAGACCGCTGGTCATGGCGGTCTCCAGCATGTAGCCGGAAATGCGGGTGTCCTTTCCGATCAGCACGCGGTTCCGGTTCGGACCGGAGGACCGCAGCACGCGGGCAATCGCCTTGCCGAGACGCAGAGCCACCTCGGCGGTGATGGGGAATTCATTGACGCGGCCACGGATGCCGTCGGTGCCAAACAGTCGGTTGCTCATCGGAAAAACAGTGCAAGAGGAGGAAGCAGGGCCTTCCGCGCGGAGCGCTCCGCGGAAAGAAGACTCCGGGAAGAGGAAGGCTATGATGTCGCGAATGTGACAACAAAGCCATAGACGTAGAACAAATGTTCTAGCCGCCGGGGATTTGGCAAACCTTCCCGGCAAAAAAATCCCCACCCAAATGTGGTATTGGCGGCTTTTTCATTTCTCTGGCATATTTGCATTCAATTTTTTCGCAAAAATGTCCATTCTCACGCTTATCCCTATAGAGGCAGGTACCACTCTCCACTTTCGCCTCTCCCTATGACCCCCAACGGGTCATAACAACCGATCCATGATTTGAATTTATTTCATCCAATTTACTGAAAGATTTATGCCATTTCTGGAAAAGTCATCAACAGGCTCAGGTGGCATTTCAGCACATGGACTCCTAGAAAATTGAATGAAATAAATTCGATTCCTCAATGAGACGGAAAAGCCCGTTCGCCGCATCACATTTTTAAAACCCAAACCCGATGAAAACCCACAATCTGAAACCCCTGTCCATGGGGCTGGCAGTTCCGTATCCACGCGGCTTCTCACTCATCATCACGTTGATGATGATGGTGCTGCTGGCCACGCTCGCGTTGGGCCTGCTGGGGCTTTCGACCATCAGCCTGCGCTCGTCCACCCAGGGCCAGGCCCAGCAGATGGCGAGGGCCAATGCGCGGCTGGCGCTGATGCTGGCTCTCAACGATCTCCAGAAGCAACTCGGCCCGGACACCCGCATCAGTGCTCCCGCCGATCAGATTTCCGCGAGCTCGCCGGATCAATCGACAGTGCCGGTGTCACAGCGGAACTGGGTGCGCGTTTTCAAGGCATGGCCCGCCGGGAAGCCCGGCGACCCGAGGCCTGCGCCGGAATTCCAGCAATGGCTCGTATCCGGCGCGCCGGAACAGATTGTGAATCCCAAGCTGGTCGACGCGCCCCTCGGCGGGGGCTCGCTGGAGATCGTCACCACCAACAGCGTGGGTGCCACCGGCCAACCGGTGAGGGTTCCGGTCATCGCCCGCAAGGACGATGGCTCCGCGCTCGCCGGAGACCGCTTCGCGTGGTGGGTCAGTGATCTCGGCACCAAGGCCCAGATCGCGCCGACGGCAAAGACCCCCACGGCCATCGCCGAAGTGCGTGCCGACCAACAAGCCGCTCCCGGATACGCACTGAAGCCGGTGGGCACGAATACCAAGCCCTTCGCCGCCGTCGATCCCCAGGCTCCGACACTCGGCCGTCTGCCCACATGGCAAAGCTGTGCGCTGCTGGCGGACAAGCCGGAGAACGTCCGCGGGTTCTTCCATGACTTCACCACCTGCAACCGCGGGCTGCTCACGAACGTGCGCGCCGGTGGATTCCGCAAGGACCTCTCGATGGAACTCGAGCGTCCCGCCGGTAGCGGCCCCGATCCCGCAGCCACGGCGCTCTATCAGGTGGGCGGCGAGACCGGCATCAACCTGCAGGAGCTCTGGACCTACTACAACCTCTACAAGAACCTGAAGCGCGGCGGATCGTTCACCTACACCACCGGCGGCACGATGCCCTCCGGGTCCCCCTATCTCCAGATCGGAGCCACACCGACGGAGTGCGCCAATGACGAAACCTTCTACCTGAAGCAGCCGGTCATCACCAGCTACCAGATGGCGCTGTCGTTCCGCACGATGCCGGTGACTTCCGGCGGCGCAACGGTGAACCGGCTCCATCTCTACGCCGATCCCATCATCACGATCTGGAATCCACTGGACGTGCCGGTGGTGCTGCCTTCCGGGAATTACCTGACGGTGAAGTACTGGCAGATCCCCTACGACATGGTGATCCGGAAAGCCGGCGGCGCCACCCTCACCTGCCCGCTGGCCGCCTGTCTCTCCGGTGCCACCAGCACCTCGGACGGCGATTCGAATTTCCTGAGCATGCGCATGGGCAAGCTCCAGCAGATCGTCCTCAAACCCGGCGAGGTGATCAAGATGTCCCAGGTCGGCCCGGCCATTTCCAAAGCCTCCGTCGGCGGCAGCGGCCACCAGCTCGATGCGAACAAGGGCTTCAACTACGGCGGTGGTGTCTACATGCCGGTGCGCGACCGTGCCGGCCAAACCATCGACCTGGCGGTCAACGACACCATCTCCTACGAACTGAAATCGAACGAATTTACGGCCGGTGCCACCAAGTCGAGCGGCCACACCATCAGTTCGACCGGCGTCTCCCACACCCGCCATTTCTCGCTGACGCATCACGAGGTCTATGTCGGCGAGGACCGCGGCCCCTCCAGCGAGAGCCTCGGCTATGGCAACATGAGCGTGGATTGGGACTTCGGCGACAAGCGCGTGAAGCCCGCCGAAAACCGCGGCACCTCCGAACCCGGAGTGCCCGGCACCAAGAAGCCCGCCGACCGGCTCTACGCGAACGATTCCAAGCTCAAGGATGTCTTCCGTTCCATCAATGGCTCCGACACGCGCGACCTGCCCGCCTCCGCGCTCGCCGCCTCGAAACAGCCGTTCGCGCTCTTCTCCTTCAGCGCCAAAACCGAGAAAAGCGGCGCGCGTGGCACCCGCAGCCTCGCCCGCTTCAACCCGAAGGCGCTGCACGTGGACTTCTACGACCTCACTGCCCAGGAGCGGGACCTGCTGCCCTATGAATACAGCGTGGAACCGCTGCTAAGCTGGAAGAACAACAAACTGGAGGTCAGCCCCAGCGGCAACGCCTACTTCGGCGGTGGTGAGGATGCGACCAACGGTTGCAGCACCGTCATCACCCACTCGATCCCACGCGAATCGGTCATTTCACTGGCGGCCTTCCAGCACTCGTTCGCCAACGGCTTCGACACCCAGAAGGCGAAGCATGGCTATGCCACCCTCAACGCCCGGGAGCCGATGCTGCCCCAGATCGCACACGCGATCGGCAACTCGACGGCCTGCCCGGTGCTGCCCGCCGCCAAGGCCGAGGGTACCCTCTCCGGCAACCGCCCGCTGGCGGACCACTCCTACCTGGCCAACCAGGCGCTATGGGACGAGTGGTTCTGCTCCGGCATCACCCCGCAGACCTCCGACACCTACGGCAGACCTCGTAGCCAGCTCACGGTCGCGCAGGAATTCTTCACCAATACCACGAAGCTGCCGGTGGCCGCCTACAAGGCCGAGCTGCGCGGCAAGGAAGCCTCCAAGCTTGCCGGTACCTACATCCCGGGCGCCACCCCCTCCCCGAACGCGACCAAGGAAATCGCCAGCCTGATCCGGGTGGACGGAATGTTCAATGTGAACTCCACTTCCGTGGAAGCATGGAAGAGCCTGCTCGGAGCGCTGCGCGGACGTCCGGTGCTGGTCGCGGACATCCATGGCAAGGAAACGGTGAAGTCCGAGAACGACACCACGCCCGTGGCCGGCCTGCGCTCGCCACAGGACCTGCTCGCAAAGAACCTCGGGGATGCCTCCTCGCCGGAGCAATGGTCCGGCCGCCGCACGCTCACGGATGACGAGATTTCCGCGCTCGCGCGGGACATCGTGATCGAAGTCCGTAAGCGCGGGCCGTTCCTGTCGCTCGCCGATTTCGTGAACCGGCGCGTGGGCAATGATGACAATCTCGCCCGCTGCGGAGCGATCCAGGCAGCGCTGGAATCCGAAGGAAACCCGGTGAACGCCGAATTCCGAAAGAGCCGCTCGGTGAATGGCGATGTCAGCGGCCGCTTCGTCTTCCCGAAGGCGGAGGACGGGCCGATCTCCACCGGTTGCCCGGGTGTGGTGAGCCAGGCGGACATTCTCACACCGATCGCGCCGGTGCTTTCCGCCCGCTCGGATTCGTTCGTGGTCCGCGCCTACGGCGACCGCACCGATGCCGACGGCAAGGTGATCGCCCGCGCATGGTGCGAAGCGGTCGTCCAGCGCTCGCCGGAATTCATCGATCCCACTGACACGGTGGAAAAGGACTACGCTGCCATCACCCCGCTCAACCGCAAGTTCGGCCGCCGCTTTGAAGTGGTGTCCTTCCGCTGGATCGATCCCCGCGAGGCCTGAACCACCACCGCCTTTCCACCCGACATGACCAGACGACTTTTCGGATTCGGCTTCCTGCTGCTTCTCCAACCGCTCACCGCCCAAACCAAGCCGGAGGAGGGGCCGCAGGTTCGGTTCCTCGCGGAACGCGTGCCGGACAACCTCGGCGAAGTGGTGATCCAGAACGGGGACAACAAATCCGCCCCCTTCAAACTGCCCGTCAACCAGCTCTCGCCGCCCATCGCCGCCGCGGCACGCACCTTCGTATTGAAGTCGGGAGACAAGGGCCAACCCCTCTGCCCGGTGACCCTGCCGGAAACGGGCAAGTCCTTCGCGGTGATCCTGGTACTCGCTCCGCCTGCCGCGTATGCGCCGATCGTGGTCCGCACCGATGATCCGGAGTTCAAGGCGGGCGACGTGTTCTTCATCAACCGCTCCACGCAAACGGTGCTGGCGAAGCTGGGTGACACCAAGCTGGCGCTGAAAGCGGGCGAATCGAAAAAGAGCCACCCGACCAACCCGGTGAACAACACCTACTACGACATCGCCTTCGCCACACAGGAGGGCGAGAAAACCAAGATGATCAGCACCACCCGCTGGCCGATCGACAATCTGCTCCGCAGCTACGTGTTCTTCTTCACCACGGCGGAAGGCGCCACCAGTTTCCGTGCGGTGGACGAATACATGACGCCACCACCGCAGTAGCCTCTTCTTTTATCACGGCAAAGGAAAAGCCCGGCACATGGCGTGCCGGGCTTTTCTTGTGGGAGCTTTCCGGAAGGAATGGCTTACATCGAGGTCACTTCCACCAGCTTGGAGAACTGGTAGGAGTTCTTCGCGATGAACTGGGCCTTTTCCTTGTCATCCTTGAAGGTACGCACGCGCAGCTGGTTCGTGCCGACGTCGGTCAGGACGGTGAGCGAAATATCCACCGAGACGATGCGACCAGCTTTCATTTCATCGACAGTGACCAGGCTGGTCTTGAAATCGGTGTTGTTCGAATCCAGAACCTTCAGGGTATTGCCGAAGATCTGCACCGATTGGGCGGTGGTAACCGTGGTGCCGCTGGCACCACCTCCGCCGCCGGAACTGGACGGGCCGCGGGTCAGGGTGACGGGCACGATCTGCTTGGTGGGCGGAGTGTTCGGCGAGGTCGAGGCCTTCTGGACCTCCACGTTGAACTTGAGCGTGAACTGGTAAACGTTCTCGCAGACGAAGTTCTTCACATCGGACACCGTGCGGGTGCCAAAAGCGGTCTGCAGGTCGGTCTGGCCGAGGAGCGAGTTGAAGGTTTCGTTCGGTTCCACCAGCAGGCGGTACATCGCGAAGGTGTCGTAGCTGGTGGAGGCCTGGCCGGAGACCGGATCCTTGTAGTCCAGCTTGTACGAGATGCAGGAGACGTCGCCACCCTGGTCGGTGACGTTCGAATAGCGGTCGGTGGGGGCGGAGAAGAAGATCAAGCTGGCGGCATTGTTGCTCTTCACCTTGGCATTGCCCGGCAGGTCGCTGTCCTTGCTAAGATCGGCGTAGAGCCACTCGAAGCTGTTGCCCTTGCGGGTCACCATCGCCTGGAAGTCGGCGGCCATCGAGTCGGTCATCGCCTTGCCCTGGCGGCTGGCGCGGATCTCGGAGCGGGACTTCTGCCAAGCCTCGATGGACACGGAGGTGATGCTCACCAGAACGGTGACGATGATCGTGGTGATGGCCATGGCCACCATCAGCTCCATGAGGGTGAAGCCCCGGCGGATGGAATCGCGGAAATGGGTTTTCATGATCGGAAGCGATTGCGCCGTCTCAGCGGCGGGCAGCCAGGTTGCGGGTGAAGATCGGGGTTTGCAGGGCGGAGTTGGTGAATCCGGCGCCTGTGATGTACTGGTAGGCAGTACTAGGCACGCCGTAGAAATCGGCGGAGAAGGCGATCACGGCCTCGGTGTACTGCGTGGCGTCGGTGGCCGGATTGTTGGGCGGCTTGGGATCCTTGATCTGGCCGGATTCACCGAGCTCGAGGCCGTTGGTCTTGAAAACGAGCTGGGTGGCGCAGACCGCGAAGACGCGGCCTTCGAGTGACTTCAGGTCTTCCTTGAGGTATTCGTCGTTCTTCGGATTGTTCGAATCCTTGCGGCGACGCACGGCGGACTGGATGACGTAGTCGGAACCGGCGATGCCCGAACCGGCGTTGGTGTAGGCGGCGAGGGAGCCGTCATCCCGCATCTTGGTCGGATCGGCGCGGTACTGGTAGATCAGGATTGTGCCATCGGAGGGCTTGTTGCCGTCCTTCTTGGCGTTCTTGATCCAATCGAAAGCCTTGTCGAAGGCCGTGCCGACGGTCTGGCCGCCACCGCCGGTGAACTTCTCGTTCGGGCGCAGCGTGCCGAGTTCCTTTTCCAGCGTGGAGGCCAGACGGTCCGCTTCCTGGGCGCTGAGCGCGCGGCGGATGCCGGAAGTGGCAGGCCCGAAGACGGTGAGGAAGGCGGAGAGAAGCACGGCAAGGACGCCGATGGCGATCACGGTCTCCATCAGGGTGAAACCGCGCCGTTGGGATGTGGTGGTCGTCATGGGCTTAGAAGGTGGTCACGGTGGCAGGAATGCCGGCCTGATCCGGGGAGCGGAAGAGCGAGGTATTGCCATTCCGCCA belongs to Luteolibacter ambystomatis and includes:
- a CDS encoding SGNH/GDSL hydrolase family protein, which codes for MKTLLRLVAAASLLLAPPIVSAQTAKLPQGVKRVVFLGDSITYAGQYTADIEAYFITRDKAANYEFINVGLPSETVSGLSEAGHAGGKFPRPDLHERLARVLEKTKPDLVFACYGMNDGIYLPFDETRFKAYQDGCTWLRDEVTKTGAKIAFITPPVFDSLKGGKPGYNDVLGRYGDWLLSMKKSGWVVADLHGPMTAYLDEHRKADPNFALASDGVHPGPEGHWVMAREILKFLGASDVAKAKSAEEMAAAPTHGLEILKLVTQRENLLKDAWLTATGHKRPGMATGLPLDQAETKAKEIGKQIEALLK
- the glmM gene encoding phosphoglucosamine mutase, which translates into the protein MSNRLFGTDGIRGRVNEFPITAEVALRLGKAIARVLRSSGPNRNRVLIGKDTRISGYMLETAMTSGLVSMGMDVFMVGPMPTPGVAHLTKSMGAAAGIMLTASHNPYEDNGIKIFGPDGYKISDEIENVIERHILGDEPEAAPVPPRQIGKAHRIDDARGRYIEFAKHTADNISLHGLKVVVDCGHGAAYFIAPLIFKELGAEVVTAGIGPDGTNINDGCGALHPENAGELVRRHNADLGISFDGDADRVIFSDSNGQVVSGDRILALCALAMKEQGRLKHDTLVCTTMSNLGLYEAMRRNGIKVETSPVGDRNVIEAMRKGGYTFGGENSGHLIFSEHATTGDGILSALQVLRMMRDKNATLATLASIMQEYPNQLANIPVPDKPDLESLPKLKKLMKQATKEFGTEGRHLIRYSGTEKKLRVLVEHREIETARLWVSKFAAAIRDEIGTGTRKINGE
- a CDS encoding PulJ/GspJ family protein, whose amino-acid sequence is MKTHFRDSIRRGFTLMELMVAMAITTIIVTVLVSITSVSIEAWQKSRSEIRASRQGKAMTDSMAADFQAMVTRKGNSFEWLYADLSKDSDLPGNAKVKSNNAASLIFFSAPTDRYSNVTDQGGDVSCISYKLDYKDPVSGQASTSYDTFAMYRLLVEPNETFNSLLGQTDLQTAFGTRTVSDVKNFVCENVYQFTLKFNVEVQKASTSPNTPPTKQIVPVTLTRGPSSSGGGGGASGTTVTTAQSVQIFGNTLKVLDSNNTDFKTSLVTVDEMKAGRIVSVDISLTVLTDVGTNQLRVRTFKDDKEKAQFIAKNSYQFSKLVEVTSM
- a CDS encoding type IV pilus modification PilV family protein; the encoded protein is MTTTTSQRRGFTLMETVIAIGVLAVLLSAFLTVFGPATSGIRRALSAQEADRLASTLEKELGTLRPNEKFTGGGGQTVGTAFDKAFDWIKNAKKDGNKPSDGTILIYQYRADPTKMRDDGSLAAYTNAGSGIAGSDYVIQSAVRRRKDSNNPKNDEYLKEDLKSLEGRVFAVCATQLVFKTNGLELGESGQIKDPKPPNNPATDATQYTEAVIAFSADFYGVPSTAYQYITGAGFTNSALQTPIFTRNLAARR